In the Motacilla alba alba isolate MOTALB_02 chromosome 6, Motacilla_alba_V1.0_pri, whole genome shotgun sequence genome, ACTGGTTAACAGTGACACAGTATTTTAACTTGCATAGCTATTCATTTTAAGGCAAAGTTTACTGGCAAGGGGTATTTCTCGCTAGGAATTACTTCAAAATTTTACAGGATTCAAAAGGAGCAAGGAAGATGTGATGGTCAAAAATGTACTCAGTATTTGTAAACAAGCTTAGCAAAGGTGGAAGGTAAGAATTCCCAGGTAATTCTTAATGCACTAGAAGAGTAGGCAATGTTACAGTGCTTTCTATATCAAAGAAAGTATTTCTGCCTTGCAACAGTTCGTTATTCTTTTGTTTATTATAAAAGTGCTAACAGCactgaaacatttcaaatgcattAGTCACTTGCACTTCTCATACTGCAGTGTCCATACTGCAAGTACTCAGATCTTAGAGACAAGCTCTGCATAACCGCTTTCAAGAAGTCGAAAGACTCAGGCCAAATTTCCGTCACCTTTAGCTTACCACAAGCAAACAGTAACTCACACTCGAGGCTAAGTAACAACAACAATTTACAGCTCCAGACTTTCCCTGGAAGCCACAGGTCTGTCCCGCCTCAACTTCTGCACTGATAAGGAAGGGCCAGCCCTCACCggtttaaaaatgaaacccaAGTGCCTGGGAGGTTTGGGCTTTATTATTggttgggtttgggattttttggataGGCTCACGCCAAGTaagtattttgccttttatagCGCATACACTTAAAATAGGAGTTTCCTAGGCAGCAAAGAACCACACAGCGTATCAGAGCCATCTGTGAAGCGTTTCGGGGCGGCTATGAACCGCAGCAACTACCGCGCTTTACTGCACTTTAATGTGATGCCGCTCCTCAGGTGGGCAAAGGCTTCTTCGCTCCGAGACGGCGAGCAACTCGCTGTTGGGACAACTCGCTGCTCCGCTGCACGGCTCTCACGGCTCCTTCGCCGGCCGGAGCGGGAACAAACGAAGGTGGCTTTCAGGCGGGAGCCACAGAGGTCCAGACAGCCTTCCAACTTAACCCTTTCCAGGGCCCCAGCACCGCGCCCAGCCGGTCCTCACGGGGCGGAGGCCGGGACACCTGTCCGCGACAGCCCGGGGCGAGCGGGCGCCGCCGGACTCCCAAGTTGGCCGCGGCGGCCAAAGTCGCTCCCAGGAGAAGGCGCGGAGGAGGCGGGCCAGCCGCCGCTACTCACCCGCACCAGGTTGCTGACAGCGGCCTGCACGGCCGACACGGGGGCGGTGAGGTCCGGGATGGCCTTTCCGTCCACCTCTCCCTCCTCGTGCATGATGACCAGGTGGGAGATCTGCTGGGCCACCGGCTCCAGGATGCTCTCGATGGTGCGCGTGTGGAAGACGGGCATGGCGGCGGCGGGGTGGGGGGGCCGGGGCCCGAACTCAGCACAAACTCCTGGTAAACTCCGTCCCTGCGGGCTGGCGCCCCACAGAGAAAGCCGCGGCCTCCGCGcgaagaggaaaaggaggaagaataGGAAACCAAACGCCCACTCCGAGCTCCCCTCGCCCCGGAGCGGAGTGCGGCACACGGAGAAGCGGCCGCCGGCTCAGGATTTCGGAAGCGGGACTCGAACTCGCTGCCCTCCTGCCACCCGCTGGCAGCGCCCACCCCACACTGGCGCCGCTCCTCCGCCAGGCGGTGGCTTTTCAAGCGCCACAACCCACCCCTCCCGCGGCTCCCGCCCCCGGGCTCCTCGCCCAATGGCCGAGCCGGGGCCGCCGCTCCCAGTGGCGCAACGCCACGTCCATCAACATTCCAgatcctccttccccctccaccccccGCCTTTCCCGCACCACCCGCCTTCCCAACCAAGCTCGGTTGCGCGGGCGCTGGTTTCCCAGCGTCGAGATGACGTCAGACATTCTGGTGTCCATATAAGGAGACGATTAATGCCAGGGTGCCGGGATCGCGGGGGGCGAGCGCGGTGGGATTCCTGCGCCACGCCCGCCGCCGGAGCAAGTTCGCTCTGTTGGGCTGAGGCGGAGCGTGACCGCCCAGCCGGGCGCGTGGAGCTGGACATCGCTGGGACCGGGGTGGCCGAGCGAGGTGGCGCTCCTGGCCGGAcccgctgtccccaggctgctcGGGGCGCGCCGCTTCGTGCGGGGTGTGCGTTCTCCCTGCAGCCGGCCGTGCGCGGCCCGCCCTGGGCGCGGCCCTGAACGCTTCCGCCCACACTGAGGAAAAGAGGCGAAAGGCTGCGGGCGCCGCTTCTCGACCGCGCTCCGCTTCTGGTGGGGGGGGCTGTCCCTGCCGTCCCGCTCCCCGCGCGCCGCCCCTCAGCGGCTGAGGGGACACGGCGGGCCGGCGCTGAGGGGGCGGCGGCCCTGAGGGGCGGCACGTACCGGGAGCGTGAGCCTCGGCTTGGCTTTCACCGCTGTGAGTGGTGATAACAGCGGGAGTTTGTTTAAATACACTCAGGTGAGCGGTGAGGTGTCGGGAAAAGGAGTACAAACCGTAGTCAGTGCAACATAAATCCTCACTTTCCCGTCGCGCCGGTGTGGGAGCGTGGCTGCCGGCCCCAGCACGGCTCGGGCTGAGCCCGTACGAGCGCTGCCCGCCCTCCGGCGTGTCCCGGGCACGGTCTCTTGTGGCCTTGGCAGCACTCGTGGTAATAAAATAAAACGCGAGTATGGAGTTACGCTCCACGTTTCTTACTTTCTGTAATAAACGAGCACAGGTCCAGATTTGGAAAGTCATTGCTGCCTTGTAGGTGGTTTTATCCTTGTGCTGCTATTTTAAGCTATAAATCAATGTCCCTGTCAGACTAGGTTGCACTCTGAAGCGGTCCAGAGCAAACAATGC is a window encoding:
- the LOC119702688 gene encoding basic salivary proline-rich protein 2-like; its protein translation is MAAAGWGGRGPNSAQTPGKLRPCGLAPHRESRGLRAKRKRRKNRKPNAHSELPSPRSGVRHTEKRPPAQDFGSGTRTRCPPATRWQRPPHTGAAPPPGGGFSSATTHPSRGSRPRAPRPMAEPGPPLPVAQRHVHQHSRSSFPLHPPPFPHHPPSQPSSVARALVSQRRDDVRHSGVHIRRRLMPGCRDRGGRARWDSCATPAAGASSLCWAEAERDRPAGRVELDIAGTGVAERGGAPGRTRCPQAARGAPLRAGCAFSLQPAVRGPPWARP